The following are from one region of the Paenibacillus sp. JZ16 genome:
- the essC gene encoding type VII secretion protein EssC, protein MNVLYQRSPRIRPALPNEDMEILRPPSEPSKPSFSMIAIIIPIIMTAATVGFYVYMNVSGKMGNPNYMMFQMLSVFMMLTSYTLPFFMYLSNKKTYQKNLAERNQKYRAQLDLHREELKERQEDQVHILFEIHGDPDVCYNVVKNRSSSLWERSPEDKDFLEICVGKGEVPFYINVKPPRADGYDKDPLIEAAELLSSEFQSVDDASIALPLFESKVIGIVGGRERVLNMLRVMMAQTAVRHSPDEVKIAAFYEEKEASEWQWLRWLPHTWDDDRSSRYLADRRSNAHQLADEIFTHLYRRKNNRAEHGKKTIETPAYVVILSATQLIEEEPLLPLLMEDAEATDAVTIILSDRKESLPMHCQLIVEVDREQAAYTIKKADGTVSKQTFQSHHISREQIEALARYMAPIRLKRSSASDIPSVLALFEMMDIQKINDLDVHRRWQQNRYPDSLPVPMGVRAGGKKINLNLHDKIERQGHGPHGLIAGTTGSGKSEVIQSIVASLASEFHPHDLAFMLIDYKGGGMSNTFVNLPHVVGTITNLDNNLIERAKVSLKAELVRRQKILNDAGNLQHIDEYYKLLRNRHGEPLPHLVIIIDEFAQLKKDQPEFMDELISIAAIGRTLGVHLILATQKPAGVVDDKIWSNSRFRICLRVQSEGDSRDMLKIPNAAWINKPGRGYFQVGSDEVFEEMQFAWSGAPYIEEKDTPGAVVIREVRINGKSEPLLASNPSLGAHLEVPKQLQVFIDHVAEVAEEQGIERLQGPWLPPLPESLDLESIQSGTELQKQELFGDSALVSYVGMVDDLPNQCQKPLMLNLEQGHWAVYGMPGLGKTTFIQTMLMSLASRYTPDFWHGYIVDMGRMMRDFTGLPHIGGVMTAEEEDRIKRLFRFLTKTAATRKDMIAEAGVKTVASYRRGNTGPVPQLVVVIDGYLNFRNSYPDENDMLEYLLREGGSLGITFVITANRISDMFEKVRSNISQAVSYELADPADYYYAVGRPTRAPSQLPPGRGLVKGQVPPLEFQTALPASGQEEGDRSAALRDMIRTHRAAWHGEEAPRIESLPDKIPLHQLLKVQKPYETAGMAKYRVPVGVATDDLTPFAINLEDGPHFIVASPMEGGKTSFLLSWMLSLAYHTSPDELEIYTVDTRYGSSGLSRMNHLPHVRGHAENEEDLAPLISGLYERVQTRSKDSEDPTILLMIDDADVLSKQLSDFTLKDQLSAIVRQGRDRRVHVIVAGVPADFPTYGVDWFTDIKAAQNGFLFGTLDSNDLSFFRIPFSESANSPGGLKILPPGQGYYVKRKFSRIKGAVPFDDEWNAQRWVTEIRDRWHVVV, encoded by the coding sequence ATGAACGTGTTGTACCAACGTTCGCCGCGTATTAGACCGGCTTTACCGAATGAAGACATGGAGATTCTGAGACCGCCGTCCGAGCCGAGCAAACCGTCGTTTTCGATGATTGCCATCATTATCCCGATTATTATGACGGCTGCGACGGTCGGTTTCTATGTTTATATGAACGTGAGCGGCAAAATGGGGAATCCCAACTACATGATGTTCCAGATGCTCTCCGTCTTTATGATGCTGACATCCTACACGCTGCCGTTCTTCATGTATTTAAGCAACAAGAAGACCTATCAGAAGAATCTGGCCGAGCGTAATCAGAAGTACCGGGCACAGCTTGATCTGCACCGCGAAGAGCTCAAGGAGCGGCAGGAAGATCAGGTACACATTCTGTTTGAAATCCATGGCGATCCGGACGTGTGTTACAACGTCGTGAAGAACCGGAGCAGCAGCTTATGGGAACGCTCTCCGGAAGATAAGGACTTTCTGGAGATTTGCGTGGGCAAGGGAGAGGTTCCTTTTTACATTAACGTAAAGCCTCCCCGCGCGGATGGATATGACAAGGACCCTTTGATTGAAGCAGCTGAATTGCTGTCTTCCGAATTTCAGTCCGTCGACGATGCATCGATTGCGCTGCCGTTATTCGAATCCAAGGTCATAGGGATCGTAGGCGGAAGAGAGCGCGTATTAAATATGCTGCGCGTGATGATGGCCCAAACGGCTGTGCGGCACTCACCCGATGAAGTGAAGATCGCCGCGTTCTACGAAGAGAAAGAAGCGAGCGAGTGGCAATGGCTGCGCTGGCTCCCACATACGTGGGATGATGATCGATCCAGCCGCTATCTTGCGGATCGACGGAGCAATGCCCATCAGCTTGCGGATGAAATATTTACTCACTTATACCGGCGTAAAAATAATCGTGCCGAGCATGGGAAGAAAACGATTGAGACACCGGCATACGTGGTGATTTTATCCGCTACCCAATTAATCGAGGAAGAACCGCTGCTGCCTCTGTTGATGGAAGATGCCGAAGCGACCGATGCGGTTACCATCATCTTGTCCGACCGCAAGGAAAGCTTGCCGATGCACTGCCAGCTTATTGTAGAGGTTGACCGGGAGCAGGCGGCGTATACGATTAAGAAAGCAGATGGCACGGTCTCCAAGCAAACTTTCCAATCCCATCATATTAGCAGGGAGCAAATCGAAGCCTTGGCCCGATACATGGCGCCGATCCGGCTGAAACGATCCTCTGCGTCGGATATCCCAAGCGTTTTGGCACTCTTCGAGATGATGGATATTCAAAAAATCAACGATTTGGATGTGCACAGACGCTGGCAGCAGAACCGATATCCGGATTCATTACCCGTTCCGATGGGAGTCCGGGCGGGCGGAAAGAAGATTAATTTGAATCTTCATGATAAAATAGAGCGTCAAGGTCATGGACCGCACGGTCTGATTGCGGGAACGACCGGTTCCGGGAAAAGTGAGGTTATTCAATCCATTGTTGCCTCCCTGGCATCCGAATTCCACCCTCATGACCTGGCATTTATGCTTATTGATTACAAGGGCGGCGGCATGTCGAACACGTTTGTTAACTTGCCGCACGTTGTAGGAACCATAACGAATCTGGATAACAATCTAATCGAGCGCGCGAAGGTGTCGCTGAAAGCCGAGCTGGTTCGCCGCCAGAAAATATTGAACGATGCGGGAAATCTGCAGCATATCGACGAGTACTACAAGCTGCTGCGCAATCGGCATGGCGAACCGCTTCCGCATCTCGTTATTATCATTGATGAATTTGCACAGCTGAAGAAAGACCAACCGGAATTCATGGATGAATTGATCAGCATCGCCGCTATTGGACGAACACTCGGAGTCCATCTGATTCTTGCGACTCAGAAGCCGGCGGGCGTCGTGGACGATAAAATTTGGAGTAATTCGCGCTTTCGGATCTGCCTTCGGGTACAAAGCGAGGGCGATAGCCGTGATATGCTGAAGATTCCGAATGCAGCCTGGATTAACAAGCCCGGACGAGGCTATTTTCAGGTGGGCAGCGATGAAGTGTTTGAAGAAATGCAATTTGCCTGGAGCGGTGCTCCTTACATTGAAGAGAAGGATACGCCTGGCGCAGTGGTTATTCGCGAGGTGCGAATCAACGGGAAGAGTGAGCCTCTGCTTGCATCTAATCCTTCCCTGGGAGCGCATCTGGAGGTACCCAAACAGCTCCAGGTGTTTATCGACCATGTAGCGGAAGTTGCCGAAGAGCAAGGAATCGAACGGCTACAGGGGCCTTGGCTTCCACCGCTTCCGGAGAGCTTGGATCTGGAGAGCATTCAGTCCGGGACCGAGCTGCAGAAGCAGGAGCTGTTCGGTGATTCGGCGCTTGTGTCCTACGTCGGGATGGTTGATGATCTGCCAAACCAATGCCAGAAGCCGTTGATGCTCAATCTCGAGCAAGGCCACTGGGCCGTGTACGGCATGCCTGGACTTGGAAAGACCACCTTTATTCAAACGATGCTGATGTCGTTAGCCAGTCGGTACACCCCGGACTTTTGGCATGGGTATATCGTGGATATGGGCCGAATGATGCGGGACTTTACAGGGCTTCCACATATCGGAGGAGTCATGACGGCGGAGGAAGAGGATCGCATCAAGCGCCTGTTCCGTTTTCTGACGAAAACGGCGGCGACTCGCAAGGACATGATTGCCGAAGCGGGTGTGAAGACTGTTGCATCCTATCGCCGGGGCAACACAGGACCCGTTCCGCAGCTGGTCGTGGTTATTGACGGTTATCTGAATTTCCGGAACTCGTATCCGGATGAGAATGATATGCTTGAATACCTGCTGCGAGAAGGCGGCAGTCTGGGAATAACGTTTGTCATTACGGCGAACCGAATTTCGGATATGTTTGAGAAGGTTCGAAGCAACATCTCGCAAGCAGTGTCGTACGAACTGGCCGATCCTGCTGATTACTATTATGCGGTGGGGCGTCCAACAAGAGCCCCCAGCCAGCTTCCACCGGGAAGAGGTCTGGTCAAGGGGCAGGTGCCGCCGCTTGAATTTCAGACGGCCTTGCCGGCTTCAGGCCAGGAAGAGGGGGACCGCTCCGCAGCGCTCCGCGATATGATTCGCACTCACCGGGCAGCGTGGCACGGGGAGGAAGCGCCGCGGATTGAGTCACTGCCGGACAAGATTCCGCTTCATCAACTGCTGAAGGTACAAAAGCCTTACGAAACAGCAGGTATGGCGAAGTACCGGGTTCCTGTCGGAGTGGCTACGGATGATTTGACTCCTTTTGCTATCAATCTGGAGGATGGGCCGCATTTTATTGTGGCGAGTCCGATGGAAGGCGGTAAAACGTCATTCCTTCTTAGCTGGATGTTATCACTTGCATATCATACATCGCCGGATGAGCTGGAAATCTATACGGTAGATACGCGCTATGGTAGCAGCGGTCTGAGTCGGATGAATCATCTTCCGCATGTCCGTGGACATGCGGAGAATGAGGAAGACCTGGCTCCGCTCATTTCAGGTCTTTATGAACGGGTTCAAACCCGGTCGAAAGACAGTGAAGACCCGACGATCCTGCTTATGATTGATGACGCTGACGTGCTCAGCAAGCAGCTTTCCGATTTCACCTTGAAAGACCAGCTGTCAGCCATCGTCAGACAGGGGAGGGACCGCCGGGTACATGTTATCGTTGCCGGTG
- a CDS encoding PadR family transcriptional regulator produces MNVSIQFKKGVLELCVLVLIHRKDQYGYELAQAVSRHIEVAEGALYPLLRRLVNEGYCTTYLQESTEGPPRKYYKLTPSGVIYMRALVKEWQAFVGNVTNLIEEGNLYD; encoded by the coding sequence ATGAATGTCAGTATTCAATTCAAAAAAGGCGTTCTTGAACTCTGCGTGCTTGTGTTAATCCATCGCAAGGACCAGTATGGCTACGAGTTGGCTCAAGCGGTATCGAGGCATATTGAGGTAGCCGAAGGGGCCTTGTACCCTCTCCTTCGCCGACTTGTTAATGAAGGCTATTGTACGACGTACCTCCAGGAATCGACCGAGGGTCCGCCCCGTAAATATTATAAGCTGACGCCCAGCGGAGTGATTTATATGAGAGCCTTGGTAAAGGAATGGCAAGCTTTTGTGGGCAATGTGACCAATCTGATAGAGGAAGGAAATTTGTATGACTAA
- a CDS encoding DUF1700 domain-containing protein — protein MTKKQFIAILESRLAALPPDERREFIHDVASHFVIGMQNGRTEEEIARELGDPFEMAKEALGDRYVVMDMPAPAAIRRPSSFGKYAVGVGLFFCALVAVPFLAALWSGGVAIALGALATLLSPVLVLLDYIVNGTFYPAKLFLSISLIGIGIFLGYATRSAMVGLLSLTLRYSRWNTRLLKGRDAQ, from the coding sequence ATGACTAAAAAACAGTTTATTGCAATTTTGGAATCGCGTCTTGCCGCGCTTCCTCCCGACGAACGGCGGGAATTCATTCATGATGTGGCGTCCCATTTTGTCATTGGCATGCAGAATGGACGAACCGAAGAGGAAATCGCCCGTGAACTGGGAGATCCTTTTGAGATGGCTAAGGAAGCGTTAGGCGACCGGTATGTGGTTATGGATATGCCTGCTCCGGCAGCGATCCGAAGACCGTCTTCTTTTGGAAAATATGCAGTAGGAGTCGGTTTGTTCTTCTGTGCATTGGTGGCAGTCCCCTTCCTTGCGGCATTATGGTCCGGAGGCGTCGCTATTGCTCTGGGAGCCCTGGCAACCTTGCTGAGCCCGGTGCTCGTTCTGCTTGACTATATCGTAAACGGAACGTTTTATCCGGCCAAATTATTCTTATCTATCTCTTTGATCGGAATCGGCATCTTCCTCGGATATGCCACACGCTCAGCCATGGTTGGGTTGTTATCGTTAACCTTGAGGTACTCCAGATGGAATACGCGTTTATTGAAGGGACGTGACGCACAGTGA
- a CDS encoding DUF4097 family beta strand repeat-containing protein yields the protein MNRKWLFSLAIALILVGIVGMAANKFKFGEDLVSYQNRWDLQDAENLKKLTIASNINISFAFEDSGDSNGYIAFDGKLKPEHVDILKNFNPSGSEVKLDLTTPSTFQLMSVDFRSPKGTLTIVLPSTTQLDELDLSTISDNIQVSGASSKVVDISVKSGSINLSGIQAEQLSVENISGSIRGSDIRASTRLVNHSGNVVLKNMEGPLDIEVTSGNVNAGLLGVSSVNILCRSGNVKVQPDPSFRGFYDLKTLSGSVSAPESLKETTDTIQVETYSGNIDIVH from the coding sequence GTGAACAGAAAATGGTTGTTCAGTTTAGCAATCGCACTTATATTGGTAGGAATCGTCGGCATGGCTGCGAACAAGTTTAAATTCGGAGAAGATCTTGTCAGCTATCAGAATCGATGGGATCTGCAGGATGCCGAAAATTTGAAGAAATTAACGATTGCCAGCAATATTAATATCAGCTTCGCATTTGAGGACAGCGGCGATTCGAACGGATATATCGCGTTTGACGGCAAATTAAAACCGGAGCATGTCGATATTCTTAAAAACTTTAATCCATCAGGCTCTGAGGTGAAATTGGATCTGACTACTCCTTCCACTTTTCAGTTGATGAGTGTGGACTTTCGTTCACCGAAAGGAACACTGACCATCGTGCTTCCATCAACCACGCAACTGGACGAACTCGATTTGTCGACCATCTCCGATAATATCCAGGTAAGCGGAGCTTCCTCCAAGGTGGTTGACATCTCCGTGAAGTCAGGCAGCATTAACTTGAGCGGAATACAAGCCGAGCAGTTAAGCGTTGAGAACATTTCGGGAAGCATTCGCGGTTCTGACATTCGGGCATCCACCCGGCTCGTCAATCATTCGGGAAATGTCGTGCTGAAAAATATGGAAGGTCCCTTGGACATCGAGGTCACTTCCGGTAACGTAAACGCAGGATTGCTTGGCGTTTCATCGGTTAATATCCTGTGCAGATCCGGCAACGTGAAAGTACAGCCTGACCCGTCATTCCGCGGTTTCTATGACCTTAAGACACTGTCGGGATCCGTCTCGGCGCCGGAGTCATTGAAAGAAACAACCGATACCATCCAAGTGGAAACGTACTCCGGTAATATCGATATCGTACATTGA
- a CDS encoding FMN-dependent NADH-azoreductase, with product MSNVLFIKANNRAIEQSVSVKMYHAFLESFKASHPEDHITELDLFAENLPYYDSTAINGMFKAAQGLEATPEEQAAASNVSKYLDQFLAADKIVLAFPLWNMTVPAVLHTYIDYLNQAGKTFKYTPQGVVGLVTGKKVVILNARGGNYSEGPMAAAEMAVNFVMGNLRQWGVQDIETLIIEGHNQFPNEAEMIVQNGLELVKKAAAGF from the coding sequence ATGTCTAATGTACTATTCATCAAAGCAAACAACAGAGCCATCGAACAATCGGTAAGCGTAAAAATGTACCATGCGTTTTTGGAGTCCTTCAAAGCAAGCCATCCGGAAGACCACATCACGGAGCTTGACCTTTTTGCAGAGAATCTTCCTTATTATGATAGCACTGCCATCAACGGTATGTTTAAAGCTGCCCAAGGATTGGAAGCTACACCGGAAGAGCAGGCGGCTGCATCGAATGTGAGCAAATATCTAGACCAGTTTCTTGCTGCAGACAAAATCGTGCTTGCTTTCCCATTGTGGAACATGACCGTACCTGCCGTTCTTCATACCTATATCGACTACCTGAACCAAGCAGGCAAAACGTTCAAATATACCCCTCAAGGCGTTGTAGGTCTCGTGACTGGCAAAAAAGTCGTCATCCTGAATGCGCGCGGCGGCAACTATTCCGAAGGACCTATGGCTGCGGCTGAGATGGCTGTTAACTTCGTAATGGGCAATCTTCGTCAATGGGGCGTACAGGATATCGAAACCCTGATCATCGAAGGCCACAACCAATTCCCTAATGAAGCAGAAATGATCGTTCAGAACGGTCTTGAGCTCGTTAAAAAGGCTGCTGCCGGTTTCTAA
- a CDS encoding DUF2087 domain-containing protein, with the protein METTASEAYKTTVLRNFIAKDGTLRSIPAQYKKKLVILEYLVEQLEAGKEYPEKDINAFIKRYYADYATIRREFIIHQYMSRDHEIYIRNPRELWTQWEKV; encoded by the coding sequence ATGGAAACGACTGCTAGCGAAGCCTATAAAACAACCGTTCTCCGGAATTTTATAGCGAAAGACGGAACGCTGCGTTCCATTCCGGCCCAGTACAAGAAGAAACTCGTCATATTGGAATACCTGGTTGAGCAGCTTGAAGCGGGGAAGGAATATCCGGAAAAGGATATCAATGCGTTTATCAAGCGTTATTATGCCGATTATGCGACCATTCGGCGGGAATTTATCATTCATCAATATATGAGCCGAGATCATGAAATCTATATACGTAACCCGCGCGAGTTATGGACCCAATGGGAAAAGGTTTAA
- a CDS encoding YpdA family putative bacillithiol disulfide reductase, whose translation MLDVLIIGAGPCGLSAAIECRNQGLSCEIIDKHNVVHSIYLYPTHMQFFSTAEMLEIGDVPFAISNDKPFRHEALAYYRRVARHFNLKISPYEEALTITKQPDGSFQVKTQRRGGVESIREAKHVVIATGYFDHPNYIGIPGEDLEKVTHYFREAHPYAGMKTAIIGGSNSAVDAAMELIRVGAEVTMVYRGEEVSQNIKPWVRPLFDSMVQKGHIQLHLNSRVVQIAESSITVLSNQGQETIIENDFVLALTGFRPDRKLLASSGVELNEDMEKPLYNPDTMETNVPGLYVAGVIASGRNANEVFIETGRLHGRLIAEHLASDA comes from the coding sequence ATGCTCGACGTCTTAATTATCGGCGCAGGCCCATGCGGTCTCTCAGCTGCCATTGAATGCCGCAACCAGGGCCTCAGCTGCGAGATCATCGATAAACACAATGTAGTTCATTCCATTTATCTCTATCCAACACATATGCAGTTTTTCAGTACGGCCGAAATGCTTGAAATCGGAGATGTTCCGTTCGCCATATCGAATGATAAACCGTTTCGGCACGAGGCGCTGGCCTATTATCGCAGAGTTGCCAGACACTTTAATCTAAAAATCTCCCCATACGAAGAAGCACTCACCATAACCAAGCAGCCCGACGGGAGCTTCCAGGTGAAGACCCAGCGCCGCGGTGGTGTAGAGTCCATACGAGAAGCTAAACACGTAGTCATTGCTACGGGTTATTTTGATCATCCGAATTATATTGGCATTCCCGGAGAAGACTTGGAGAAAGTAACCCATTATTTCCGGGAAGCCCATCCATATGCAGGAATGAAAACCGCGATCATCGGCGGCAGTAATTCCGCCGTAGATGCTGCCATGGAGCTTATCCGTGTCGGAGCCGAGGTGACGATGGTATACCGGGGTGAGGAAGTTTCACAAAACATCAAACCTTGGGTACGTCCTCTGTTTGACAGCATGGTGCAAAAAGGTCATATCCAGCTTCACCTGAACTCGCGTGTCGTACAAATCGCGGAATCTTCCATTACCGTTCTATCGAATCAAGGCCAGGAAACAATCATTGAGAATGATTTTGTACTGGCCTTGACCGGATTCCGTCCTGACCGCAAGCTGCTTGCCTCCTCCGGCGTTGAACTGAATGAAGACATGGAGAAGCCGCTTTATAATCCGGATACGATGGAGACCAACGTTCCGGGACTCTATGTCGCAGGCGTCATTGCATCCGGCCGCAACGCCAATGAGGTGTTCATTGAGACAGGCAGATTACACGGTCGCCTGATTGCTGAGCATCTGGCTTCGGACGCTTAA
- a CDS encoding DUF441 domain-containing protein translates to MDVTSLILLAMAGLGIISSNSAVTIAMLALLLIRVTGFQQAFPWLEKYGLTLGIIILTIGVMSPLASGKMSLQTIGESFLNWKSLLAIAVGMLVAYLGGRGATLMGTNPTVVAGLLVGTVLGVALFRGVPVGPLIAAGLLSLLIGKS, encoded by the coding sequence ATGGACGTAACTTCACTCATCCTGCTGGCTATGGCGGGACTTGGTATTATTAGCAGCAATTCTGCCGTGACCATTGCGATGCTGGCATTGCTTCTCATCCGCGTAACCGGTTTTCAGCAAGCATTCCCATGGCTGGAGAAATACGGACTGACACTCGGCATTATCATTCTCACCATAGGTGTCATGTCACCGCTGGCCAGCGGAAAGATGAGTCTGCAAACGATCGGCGAATCATTCCTGAACTGGAAATCGCTATTGGCCATCGCCGTCGGCATGCTTGTCGCATACCTGGGCGGCCGGGGTGCCACGCTGATGGGTACCAATCCCACCGTGGTTGCGGGTCTTCTCGTTGGCACGGTGCTTGGGGTAGCCCTGTTCCGAGGCGTACCCGTCGGGCCGCTCATTGCGGCCGGTCTGCTGTCCCTGTTGATCGGCAAATCATGA
- a CDS encoding decaprenyl-phosphate phosphoribosyltransferase → MYQEVTPLSSTNTESVAAPLKQLPMLLFRQLRPKQWTKNLLIFAAPLFSFEGVNPGVLFDTLIGFFLLSFVSGCVYIVNDYADREADRNHPVKKYRPMASGALPPKLAIGFGALLLIASLVISYLLNPLFTVLLVLYFAMNVAYSFRLKHVVIIDIMIIAAGFVLRAIAGGLVIHVPFTPWFLLCTMLLSLFLAIGKRRHELHLLQHDKGSHRKVLDQYSFDLLDQMSSIVTTATIISYSLFTFTSGRTVHLMWTIPLVIYGMFRYLYLIHIEKKGGAPDRVLLEDAHILVTVILYVISVIGILVYFE, encoded by the coding sequence ATGTATCAGGAGGTAACACCATTGTCTTCAACGAATACCGAATCGGTCGCTGCTCCGCTTAAACAGCTTCCCATGCTGCTCTTCAGGCAGCTGAGGCCTAAGCAATGGACCAAAAACTTGCTCATATTTGCAGCTCCCCTCTTCTCCTTTGAAGGGGTAAATCCCGGCGTGCTATTCGACACCCTGATCGGTTTTTTTCTGTTGTCCTTCGTGTCCGGCTGTGTCTACATTGTGAACGATTATGCCGATCGCGAAGCGGATCGCAACCATCCGGTGAAAAAATACCGTCCCATGGCCTCGGGTGCATTGCCGCCTAAGCTGGCTATTGGATTCGGCGCGCTGCTGCTGATCGCTTCGCTGGTCATATCTTATTTGCTCAATCCGCTGTTTACCGTATTATTGGTGCTCTATTTTGCCATGAACGTAGCTTATTCCTTCCGGCTGAAGCATGTTGTCATCATTGACATCATGATTATCGCGGCCGGGTTTGTGCTGCGTGCCATCGCAGGCGGACTGGTCATCCACGTCCCGTTCACGCCATGGTTTCTTCTCTGTACGATGCTGTTATCGCTCTTCCTGGCGATTGGCAAGAGACGACATGAACTTCATCTGCTGCAGCATGACAAGGGCTCTCACCGCAAGGTGCTCGATCAATATTCGTTCGATCTGCTGGATCAGATGAGCAGCATTGTCACCACAGCAACCATCATCAGTTATTCGCTGTTTACCTTTACGTCCGGCAGAACCGTTCATCTTATGTGGACCATACCACTCGTTATCTACGGGATGTTCCGCTATCTTTATCTGATTCACATCGAGAAAAAAGGCGGGGCTCCGGACCGGGTGCTCCTGGAGGACGCTCACATCCTGGTCACCGTGATCCTTTATGTCATCAGCGTCATCGGAATTTTGGTATACTTTGAATAA
- a CDS encoding HAD family hydrolase, translating into MNQKFAIFDIDKTVIHSDSMFQFLKYGIRKKPSTAPVILKVLLHSVLYKLRLLGAEKAKSAYFHAMRHMDDADLKHFYETELKPAIFPAALEEMQRKKSEGYHVLLVTASPDAYMRYFAELPCVDTVIATKLSVRDGRFTSMIEGNNCKGEEKVNRIQQYLNERQLTIDYAASCAYSDSLSDLPMFGLVKHKYLINHKSAQGCEGLTWNR; encoded by the coding sequence ATGAATCAGAAATTCGCAATCTTTGACATCGACAAAACGGTCATCCATTCGGACTCCATGTTTCAATTTTTAAAGTATGGCATACGAAAAAAACCGTCCACGGCCCCCGTTATACTGAAAGTCCTGCTTCACTCCGTACTGTACAAGCTCCGTCTTCTGGGAGCTGAAAAAGCAAAGAGCGCTTATTTTCATGCGATGCGCCATATGGATGATGCCGACCTGAAACATTTTTACGAAACGGAATTGAAACCTGCGATCTTCCCGGCTGCGCTGGAGGAAATGCAGCGAAAAAAAAGCGAGGGCTATCATGTGCTCCTTGTAACGGCGTCCCCCGATGCTTACATGAGATACTTTGCAGAGCTTCCTTGTGTCGACACGGTGATCGCTACCAAGCTTTCCGTACGGGACGGACGCTTTACATCGATGATCGAAGGGAACAATTGTAAGGGGGAGGAAAAAGTGAACCGGATTCAGCAGTACTTGAACGAGCGGCAGCTGACCATTGACTATGCAGCTTCCTGCGCTTATTCCGACTCCTTGTCCGACCTCCCGATGTTCGGGCTCGTCAAACACAAGTATTTGATCAATCACAAATCCGCTCAGGGATGCGAGGGATTAACATGGAACAGATAA
- a CDS encoding EamA family transporter has translation MEQIKAQSSPRHLGKLLMVLSAFLTATGQLFWKWGHANLLYMGIGFICYGLGAILMIKSFSMEKLSVAYPLMCISYIVALFYGDFFLDEPLTLQKLAAVALLGIGVTLTSYEK, from the coding sequence ATGGAACAGATAAAAGCGCAGAGCTCCCCGCGCCATTTGGGCAAGCTGCTCATGGTCTTATCGGCATTCTTGACGGCTACCGGCCAGCTGTTCTGGAAATGGGGACACGCCAACTTGCTGTATATGGGAATCGGCTTTATCTGTTATGGCCTCGGAGCCATACTCATGATCAAATCGTTTTCAATGGAGAAGCTGTCCGTTGCTTATCCCCTAATGTGCATCAGCTATATTGTGGCTCTGTTTTATGGTGACTTTTTTCTGGATGAACCGTTAACCCTGCAAAAACTGGCAGCCGTCGCCCTGCTCGGAATCGGGGTGACATTAACGTCCTATGAAAAATGA
- a CDS encoding EamA family transporter, whose amino-acid sequence MKNDGFLYLLLLLMTLLGSLGSVFFKGYTANKQIKLLLVGFLSYGLGALLNIYLLGELPYTLVMPANALTFLWALLFAKWVFKETIGIRKIAGVAFIISGLLLLIW is encoded by the coding sequence ATGAAAAATGACGGGTTCCTATACTTGCTCCTGCTTCTGATGACTTTGCTTGGCTCGCTGGGGAGCGTATTCTTCAAGGGGTATACCGCAAACAAACAAATCAAGCTGCTGCTAGTCGGTTTTCTTAGTTACGGATTGGGAGCCTTGTTAAACATATACCTTCTGGGTGAGCTTCCCTATACGCTGGTTATGCCTGCCAACGCACTGACGTTCCTGTGGGCCTTGTTGTTTGCCAAATGGGTATTCAAGGAAACCATCGGGATCCGCAAGATCGCCGGCGTCGCTTTTATTATTTCCGGATTGCTTCTGCTGATCTGGTAA